One Halobaculum sp. CBA1158 DNA segment encodes these proteins:
- the yqeC gene encoding selenium cofactor biosynthesis protein YqeC: MTIDPEDALPTEGLVCVVGAGGKKTTLYALANRLDRAVVTATVRIPIFDDHVARVAVDADPVAALERHAADADLGVDWPLGLVPERERDDRYLGYDLSGVAEVADAHDGPVLVKADGARMREFKAPDDREPQVPASADAVVPVASAHVVGEPLTDARVHRPERVAAIAGIDEGDRVTAEAVGRVLASHEGGLKGVPADAEAVALVNKVDDADDEAVAREIAAAAFAADDAGRIDRVVLAALGKERVVDVIEA, encoded by the coding sequence ATGACCATCGACCCCGAGGACGCCCTCCCGACGGAGGGACTCGTCTGCGTCGTCGGCGCGGGCGGCAAGAAGACGACGCTGTACGCGCTCGCGAACCGGCTCGACCGCGCGGTCGTCACGGCGACGGTGCGCATCCCGATCTTCGACGACCACGTCGCGCGCGTCGCCGTCGACGCCGACCCGGTCGCCGCGCTGGAGCGCCACGCCGCGGACGCCGACCTCGGGGTCGACTGGCCGCTCGGACTCGTCCCCGAACGCGAGCGCGACGACCGCTATCTCGGCTACGATCTGTCGGGCGTCGCCGAGGTCGCCGACGCCCACGACGGCCCGGTGCTCGTGAAGGCCGACGGCGCGCGGATGCGCGAGTTCAAAGCGCCCGACGACCGCGAGCCGCAGGTCCCCGCAAGCGCCGACGCGGTCGTCCCCGTCGCCTCCGCGCACGTCGTCGGCGAACCGCTGACCGACGCGCGGGTGCACCGACCCGAGCGCGTCGCCGCGATCGCGGGCATCGACGAGGGCGACCGGGTGACCGCCGAGGCGGTCGGTCGGGTGCTCGCCTCCCACGAGGGGGGGCTGAAGGGCGTGCCCGCTGACGCCGAGGCGGTCGCGCTCGTGAACAAGGTCGACGACGCCGACGACGAGGCGGTCGCCCGCGAGATCGCGGCGGCGGCGTTCGCGGCCGACGACGCCGGTCGGATCGACCGGGTGGTGCTCGCGGCGCTCGGGAAGGAGCGCGTCGTCGACGTGATCGAGGCCTAG
- a CDS encoding redoxin domain-containing protein, with the protein MLEEGDEAPEVTAPMATPDAARETERGSYTSDDVSEFSLSDALADGPVVLAFYPGIYSRTCTRELCELRDWKADLADTDAPLYGVSVDSPWSLLAFIDEYDIGYPLVSGFNNDVIAEFGVRREESIMRGIANRAVFVVAPDGTVTYTWHATEPLTFPDTDEVEAAVASAVGSE; encoded by the coding sequence ATGCTCGAGGAAGGAGACGAGGCACCCGAGGTCACGGCCCCAATGGCGACACCCGACGCGGCGCGAGAGACGGAGCGCGGCAGCTACACGAGCGACGACGTGAGCGAGTTCTCGCTTTCGGACGCCCTCGCCGACGGACCGGTCGTGCTCGCGTTCTACCCCGGGATCTACTCGCGCACCTGCACCCGGGAGCTGTGTGAACTCCGCGACTGGAAGGCGGATCTGGCCGACACCGACGCGCCGCTGTACGGCGTCAGCGTCGACTCGCCGTGGTCGCTACTGGCGTTCATCGACGAGTACGACATCGGGTACCCGCTCGTGTCGGGGTTCAACAACGACGTGATCGCGGAGTTCGGCGTCAGGCGCGAGGAGTCGATCATGCGCGGGATCGCGAACCGCGCGGTGTTCGTGGTCGCCCCCGACGGCACGGTGACCTACACCTGGCACGCGACCGAGCCGCTGACGTTCCCCGACACCGACGAGGTGGAGGCGGCGGTGGCGTCGGCGGTCGGCTCCGAGTAA
- a CDS encoding PAS domain-containing sensor histidine kinase, whose amino-acid sequence MTGGLPPAFEDLEESVLLFDADGSPFDQNAAAERFLGYSTEDIGDYTLETLVSGEANSSAAEVRRQLERAADGESVSFEWQIRRANGEHRWVLAMLSPSELSGGGVLAEIRDLTRYKAQDRRLQLLYRVLRHNLRNDMNVIRGHASNLERAIESDDHERQIEVIRRTAERVGGFSESVENLERLVEQDATERYRTNAAELLMDVTEEISEEYPDASIETELEDGIPVSVDEGFRLALEHTLSNALEHNDADDPVVRVIATTDHSGSYVIVRVVDNGPGIPEVELRALEGQNSDVEHGQGLGLWLIKQCTESLGGSVSFEENDPTGTAVVLKIPRIRLTEE is encoded by the coding sequence ATGACTGGGGGCCTCCCGCCGGCGTTCGAAGACCTAGAGGAAAGTGTCCTCCTGTTCGATGCGGACGGGAGTCCGTTCGATCAGAACGCCGCGGCTGAACGGTTTCTCGGGTACTCCACCGAGGACATCGGGGACTACACGCTCGAAACGCTCGTCTCGGGGGAGGCGAACAGTTCGGCCGCGGAGGTCCGGCGTCAGTTGGAACGGGCAGCGGACGGAGAGAGCGTTTCCTTCGAGTGGCAGATCCGGCGGGCGAACGGGGAGCACCGCTGGGTCTTGGCGATGTTGAGCCCGTCGGAGCTGTCGGGCGGCGGCGTGCTCGCAGAGATCCGTGACCTGACGAGGTACAAGGCGCAGGACCGTCGTCTCCAGTTGCTCTATCGCGTCCTCCGGCACAACCTCCGGAACGACATGAACGTCATTCGGGGGCACGCCTCGAACCTGGAACGGGCCATCGAGAGTGACGATCACGAGAGGCAAATCGAGGTGATACGGCGGACGGCCGAGCGGGTCGGGGGGTTCAGCGAGTCGGTCGAGAACCTCGAACGCCTCGTGGAGCAGGACGCGACCGAGCGGTACCGGACGAACGCGGCCGAACTGCTGATGGACGTTACGGAGGAGATCAGCGAGGAGTATCCCGACGCTTCCATCGAGACCGAGCTTGAGGACGGGATTCCGGTAAGCGTCGACGAGGGGTTCCGACTCGCGCTCGAACACACGCTGAGTAACGCGCTCGAGCACAACGACGCCGACGATCCCGTCGTTCGAGTGATCGCGACGACGGACCACAGCGGGTCGTACGTGATCGTCCGGGTCGTCGACAACGGGCCGGGGATCCCGGAGGTCGAACTGCGGGCGCTCGAGGGACAGAATTCCGACGTGGAGCACGGACAGGGACTCGGGCTCTGGCTCATCAAACAGTGTACCGAGTCGCTCGGGGGGTCCGTCTCCTTCGAGGAGAACGACCCGACCGGGACGGCCGTGGTACTGAAGATCCCCCGCATTCGTCTGACGGAGGAGTGA